The region CGCCACGCAAAGGAAATGCCACGCGGCGTTTTCGACATCGTTTGAGTTCACTTCGCGGTGGATCTCAAATTGTTTGGCGCCTTCGTCGAATTTGCCGGCGAAAAACAAGGCGATGCCTCGTTGCCATAGGTAAGGCTTTGCTTGTGGGCGAGCCTCGGCATACCGATCAAACAGCTTGACGGACTCGTCGACCTTTCCGCATCGCAACAGCACATCGGCACACAGGCTAACCTGCTGCAGATTCATATCGGTTTCGGCAAGCGACTGTGCTGCTTTAGCGGCGGCGTCATAGTCTTGCTTCATTAAAGACTGGCTTGCTTGTTGTGCCAGTTTGATTTGCGATTCGCTGGGCTGTTGCGCCAGCACCGAAACCGAAGACGCGAGAACAAGCAGACTCAGCAACGGGAGTCGATGCAGCATGGCGTGAGCGATCATTCAATGGCCGGAAACGTCGGAGGAAGGTGTCGCTCGATTCTACACGGTTGCATCTGTACGCAGTTGCATCGACGTCGCTTGCGTTGCAACCCTATGGTGCCACGACTTCGAGCAGTTCGATTGCCGGTTCGCCATCGCAATAGATGAGGGCCGTTCGGCCGTAAAGGGTCTGGCCTTCGGTCGCACCGAGCAGTTCTGCCAATGATGGGCCGGATTTGATTTCCCAAAGGCCACACAGTTGGACTTCGCGAAGCACGTTGTGTTCGATCAAGACTCGACCCAATGGGATTTGCCGTGATTCGATCTGCTGCCAGACCTCTTTGTCGAGTGCGTTGATGTTCAAGCGGACGATCCCGTACTGAACGACTTTGCCCGAACCGGATGTCTGTAACGTTATTTCGCGGCTGTACCAATCGCCATCTGCGTTGGTCGTTCGATGAAAGCGATGGACCACGACATCGACGCTATCACCGTGATGTGATTCCACCGTCACGGTCATGTGAGCGTTGTGATTAAGCAGTTCGTTGTACGGAGACGGCAGATCGGTCGCCGGCTTGCATTGTCCTAGTTTTTCGAAACCCGAATCGGCGTCGTAGAACTCCGCCAGAAGCGTTTCGATTTTGACGTCGGCGTCTTCCTGGGACAGCTCGGTTACCATGATCTGACTCGTATCAAGGAACGCTGGCAGGTGACTGGCCAGCGTAAAAAACATACCTAAACGCTTTGATCGTTCTTATGCGGTCGGCGCGACAATACCAAGTGAGACGACCGATGTCGATTTGATTTCGGGGCGTTCCAAAACTGTATCGACTAGGAAGTACAGTAGCCGGCGAAGGGCGTCTGGTTCCAGTGAATCGGCAACAGCTTCGGCCCGTTCTTGGTGCTTATCGACAAGTCGAAATGCGGTTTCGAATACACCGGCCTTTTCGTAAAGGCGGCGGACTTCGGAAAGCCTGGCTTGGTCGTTGACTTGGCATTCGGGCGAAGCGAGGTGCAGCAGTCGCTGCTTTGCTTCAGGGTCGAGCGATTCCAGTGCCAACGCCCAAAGAAGCGTGGGGCGTCCGCCAAAGGTGTCGCCACCGGCGGACATCTTGTTGTGATCGTCGCCGGCAAAGTCGCCCAAGTCGTTCAGGATTTGGAACGCGACACCGAGGTTTCGGCTGAAAGTGCGAATCGCTTGTCGGTACTCTTCGATCTTAGACTCGTCTGCATCGCTCGCGCCGAGTCGAACTCCGCTAAACAATGCGGCTTCGAAAGCCGGCGATGTCTTTAGCGCGTAGATCTTTAATGCGTCCAGTGGCGTCAATTTTCGGTCAGCCGCGTCTCGCCAAACGAGTTCGGCCCCCTGCCCTTCGCCCAGTCGGGTGTGTGCGGCAGCCAGACAGTCCAGTACATCCAATTGTGCGGATGCATCGGCGCCTTGCATCGCGGCGCGGTCGCTGATTAAGCGATAGCCCATACCGACCAAGTAATCGCCAACGTTGATTGCCGTCGGGATCCCGAATTCCTTGTGAAGCGCCGGTTGGCCATAGCGAAAGCCATCATCGTCTTCGATGTCGTCGTGAACCAAGCTGGCTTTATGGAACGTTTCGATGCTGAGTGCTGCACGAAGAACCGCCGCTGGGATCTTCTTGACAGATTCCGCACCTGACTTGCTGGTGCAATCGCCACCGGTCATGGCGTCATACGCAGCCATGGTGATGAACGGGCGGGAGTGTTTGCCGCCTCGGGTCAGGAAGTCGTACGAGATATGTTCGGTCGCTTCGATCGCATCCATCGCTGCGACTTTCGCAGCGTTCAGTTCGCCATCGCCAAAGGGAAGCTTGCCGCGCGAACGCGGCACGATCGATTCAAGTCGAGTCGGTTCGAATAACTCGCCCGCGGCACGCATGAGGTGAACGTAGCTACGCGTTTGTTGTTCGGCTGGCTCGTACGGCGTGCGGATCATTTGATCGACCCACGCTTCGTCGACTTTGGTGTTTCTGCAATCGCTGCTCAGCAATGGAACCGCCATGCAGGGAATCCCGGCAAGCAGAACTTTGTCGATGGCTTTTTCGAGCACATTTAGGCAGGCGACACCCACGACCGCATCGACATATCCGCCGACGATGATCTTCATCACGACAGGCGAGCCCTCGGCGACCAAGACACGGTATCCCATTTCTTCGGCGAGACCGCGAAAGTCTGCGATGCTGCATGCGCCGCATTCTTTGCAGTTCATTCCGAACTCGTCGTAATCCGCTGGGCACCCTTCGGCGTGCTTTAGGCAGTGCGGTAGCAGGAATAGTCGCCGTTCTGGCGGGACGGTCCGAAGTTGATGTCGCCAAAACGATGAGCTGATCATCACCATCATCCAGCCCAGGTAGGCTTCCGGCAGATCGGCTTCTTCGAGCGTTCGTCTGGCGATCTGCTCGAGTTCATCTTTGGTCATCGGGACGGATCGGTCCAGACGATCGGCCACTTGATCGCAACGGTCTCGCAAGCTTTCGCGTAGGGCTAGCGATTCGGGGACCTCTTTGAGGTGACTGGTTTTGCGACGACGACTTTTACCGCCTGTTGATGGCGTGCTGTCGTGGCCGGTGTTGGTCTCGGTGGAGCTAAATCCTGTCGACAAACCGAATCCCCTGATCGAAGGTAGATGGGCGAAGGTGTGGGATCATTTTAGGTGGGTCGTGGCCGGCACGTTGCTTCGATTTTCGAGGCGTTGGCAAGCAATTTCGTTTGCCGAATCAGTGTGGCCAGTCGGGGGAGACGTTTGCGTCGCTCGCGCGTAGGAATTTTCCCAAGGCGGTCGTCGCAAAGATCAGTGGGTACAGTCGTTCGTGGTACCAGAGCTTGGCAAAATAAAATCCGATCGGCCAAGCAAACTCGTGCCTGCGGTCGCGGACGCTTTGGACCAAAAAATCGACTCCCCGTAGTATAGCCTCCATGACCTCGTCATTCCCAGCGGCGGCGTCCCCGGCCTTTGGGGATGGTTCCACGGGATCATTTACCGCCTGTTGATCTTGTTCTAACACCTCGCCGTGAAATTGGGACCGCCCAAAGCGTGAGGACGTGACGTTTTCGCACAATCTCCGTTGCCAGATCACCATCGAAAGGGCTTCGACTGCCAAGGCGGTTTCTTCTACGCTGCTACACAGGTTTGACGACACTTTGATTCCGTCGAAGCTGGTTTTTGACGCTTCAGAGCGGTCGCTTGAGGATTCCGTGTGGTGGGGGGGGCGATTGTTGTCGGCCAGGCGATGGATCTTTTCCACCAGTGAACGACCGCCACCCCAGCCACCGTCGACATTTTGCGAAGCCACGAGGTATTTGGTGGCTTGGTTTCGGTTTTCTGCGGATCCTTCGCCGCAAGCGAGGACTTTCGCTGTACCGTAAATCGGATTCGATTCGTCGTCTCGATCTTGGTTTCCAAACCAGAGTGGCAGCCACGATCCGTCAGGCTGCTGTTGTCGATTCAGGAAGCGAATGCCTTGGGAAATTGCCTTCACGGTCTCGTTTGAATCCGCTGACACATTATCGGCGGCCGCGGCAGCTTTGATGGCGCGAATCGCGTGCGCCGTCAGGTCGGTGCTGCTGCGGTCAAACGGTAGTTTTCCCCAGCCGCGACAAAACGTGGGCCATCCACCATTGCGATTTTGCAGGCGGAGCAGCCAACCGATTCCCATTTCGATCGCGGAATCGATTTTCCTCAAACGCTGCTCGCTTGCGTTTTCGCGGACGCAATGTTCACGCATTTTTGTCAGTGCCAGGATGGCTGCGGGAGTGTCATCGCTGTCGGGAACTGCACCGGATAAATCTGTCCATCCCCATCCACCCGGTTCAGCGCCCGTAAATGGGTGGCGGACACGGTGCTGGCAGGACAGATGCCAGTCCAGTAGTCCGTCGCTGTACCAGCTGCAGTCGTCCTCGGGATCAGAAGACAAGGCGTGAACTGAAAGCGATGTCACCCAGGTCGCGAGGTTCGTATCGATTGGCCAGCTGCCATCGTCCAGCATGGACTCATTGAGAAATCGCAGTCCAGATTCGACGACATCAAGCCTGCTGCGTCCCGTCGCTGCAAGGCTCATGACAACAAACGCGGTCAGTGGCGTCGCTTCGAGGTAGCCGCCGCTTTCGGGCTGCATTTTTCGCAGCACGTGCAACGTTCGCTCAACCGACAAGGATCGAATCATACGGATTGGCGCGAAAGCTCGTTTGCCCAGGAAGTGCCGCGCTTGGCCGATGGCGACCAGTGCGGGGATCGCATAACTGACGACCGGCATTTGCAAGAATCGGTACATTGACTGCGGGAAGACGGCGGCCTCGAATGGCAACGCCGCGACTTCGTCCCAGGAAATTAAACCCGCAATCGCCATGTTGTTCATGATCGGAACGACAAACGTTTTGTCTTTTCCGTAGCGGCGGCGCAGCCCTTCAAGACGACCCGATCGATCCAGGTAGTCGTTCAAGCGGGATTTCTGGTCAGCGGAAAGTGACTTGAGTCCATGTTGCTCGGCGAGTGTCGCTGCTGACAAAACCAGATAACTGGTCGCAATATTCGAATGGCTGCGATCGGTGTCACCAAAGCCGCCGTCATCGTTTTGCTGCCCGACCAGATAGCGAAGTCCCATTTCAACTTGCGATCGAAGCTTTGTCGAATCGATCGAGGGGGGCGCTGATGAGTCCGATAGGACCGCACACATCGCACTAACGGCGGTTGCCGTCGATAACGAGCTAGGCGAAAGCGTTCCCGTCCAATGGCCTCGTTCGTTTCGCTCGTTGATCAACTGCTGGCGCAATTGATCCAGGGTTTGCCGGGCCTGTTGTCGAACGTTGGTAATCTGGGAAGCGAAATCGTTCAAAACGAATTGGGTCCGGTGGGATCAATTGGGGGGAGAGAACGCAGCGGGACGTCCCGTGCAGTTGGCGAGATGGGATTCGGTCATTCATTTGCCCCAATCGCACAATTCAACGCGGTTTTGAATGCCGCGTCAGGATAACTTGCGAAGGCTCGCTGGACTATCGATTGCCAATTGCGGACCATTGAAGGCCAGAATTGAAATTGTTAGGCTCTGAGTTGCTTTTCGCCCAGAACTGTTAACGTCATTGCGACGCTTGGTCAGCTGAACAAGTATCGCTTCTGCGGGCCAAATTCCCCAATCGATTAGCAATCAATCAACGTGATCGCACCAAACCTTGCTTCGCAGCTTCCTGATGAACAGCGAATCGTCATCACCGGTATCGGGCTGACTTCACCCAACGGCAACGATTGGCAAAGCTATCGTGAGGCGTTGCTGGAAAATCGCAGTGGCGTTCAGCCTTATGAGATTCGTTATTTCGGCAAAACCTTGGCCGGAATCTGCGATTTTGATACGCGTCGCTATCAGACCAAGAAAGACGTCCGCCGCGGAACGCGTGCCGGTAGCGTCGGGGTCTACGCAGCTAACGAAGCGATCAATCACTCGGGAATCGACTGGGAAAATACCGATAAGTCACGTGTCGGGATCTATGTCGGGGTGACCGAGCACGGCAATGTCGAAACCGAAAATGAAATCTACATCATCAAAGGCTTTGACTACGACACGAGCTGTTGGTCGCATCACCACAACCCTCGTACCGTTGCGAACAATCCGGCAGGCGAGATTGCGCTCAATCTGGGCGTGACCGGCCCCCACTACACCATCGGGGCTGCATGTGCGGCAGGCAACGCAGGGTTGATTCAAGGGGCGCAAATGCTGCGTCTGAACGAGTGCGATGTGGCGCTTGCCGGTGGGACCAGCGAAAGCATTCATACCTTCGGGATCTTTGCCAGTTTCAACAGCCAAAACGCTTTGGCGCGGCACGAGGATCCAACCAAGGCTTCTCGTCCGTTTGACGTTGCCCGCAGTGGAATCGTTGTTGCCGAAGGCGGCTGCATTTACACGCTCGAACGTCTGAGCGATGCGAAACGTCGCGGGGCCGAAATTTACGGCGAACTGGTTGGTTATGCGATGAACACCGACGCGACCGACTTCGTTTTGCCCAACCCAGAACGTCAAGCCGAATGTGTGCAGCTGGCTCTGAAGCGGGCCGGGCTGCAGGCCGATCAGATCGATATCGTCAGCACCCATGCGACCGGGACCAGCAGCGGCGACGCCCAGGAATGCTCGGCACTGCGGAGCGTGTTCGGCGAAAGTGAAAACGTCCGAATCAATAACACCAAAAGCTATATCGGACACGCGATGGGGGCTGCCGGTGCACTGGAGCTTGCTGGCAATCTACCCGCGTTCCAAGACGGTGTGGTGCATCCGACGATCAACGTCGATGAGCTGGACGAGAACTGTGCGCTACCTGGACTGGTGCTCAATGAGGCTCAGGATGGCCGCAAGGTTGACTACATCTTGAACAATTCGTTCGGCATGTTGGGAATCAACTCGGTCGTCATCATCGGTCGGGTTTAGCGGAAAAACTAGCTGTCGCAGCTGTCTTCAGCGTATGTGTTGTTCTCTGACGCTCGACGGCGCCCAAGCTGCGGCTTCTTCCGCCCTCGGCGGATCGACTCGATTGCCATCGGCGCAAGCTGCCGGTGGTGAACGCCCGAGTGTTTTGGGAATTCGATCCGCTCACCAGCGGGGGCACTTTGCATGCCCGTTACAATTCTGTGACATCATCGCGACACGGGGCGAGAATGCCCGAAATTCTGGACTGGCGGGCACTTCGATTTCTGCCAAGAAACCGGTACACTCCCCGTTTTGACATCCAGACCTCCGCGTTTTACCAATCTCCAGCTAGACATGACGCCAGCCGAAATCCGCGAAGAAATCATTGACATCCTCGAAGACATTTCGCCGGACGATGATCTGGATGATTTGAAGGATGATGTTGCCTTTCGTGAACAACTCGAATTGGACAGCATGGACTTTCTGGACATCGTGATGGAGCTTCGCAAGCGACACCGAGTTCAGATCCCCGAAGAAGATTACGGCGCACTCGCTAGCATGAGCTCGACGGTTGAGTACCTTGAGCCCAAGATGCGTGACATCGTCAAATCCTAAAACCAACCGGTTCGGACACGCGAGCCGACAGCTCGCGTTTTGATGCAGAACGCGGGCAAGACGTTGTCGAGATCGAGGCATTGCCGATAAGCAGCATTGCCGAACAACAGCTCTGCCTTTCACCTTTCTGCACTTACCCCCGCAATCTGCTGTGACCGAAACAAGCGGCAATCAGCACTACGATACGATCATCATTGGCGCCGGCATGAGCGGGCTGGCCGCGGGGATTCGACTCGCTCACTATGATCAACGCGTCTGCATTCTTGAGCGGCATTACACCATCGGTGGCCTGAATTCGTTCTACCGAATGGGTGGCCGTGATTATGACGTCGGCCTACATGCGATGACAAACTTCGCGCGTAAAGGTTCCAAACGCGGACCATTGGCCAAGCTCATCCGTCAACTGCGATTTAGCTGGGAAGACTTCAAGCTTGCCGAGCAAGTCGGGTCATCAATCCGCTTTCCCGGTGTGTCGCTAGACTTCAGCAACGACGCTGAACTGCTGGAAAGCGAAATCGCCGAACGGTTCCCCGATCAAATCGACGGCTATCGTTCACTTTGCGAATCTTTGCTCGACTATTCCGATATGGATGGCGGTGACGAGCGGTTTATGCGCTCGGCACGCGACGTCATGGCCGAACATATTAGCGAGCCACTGCTGATCGAGATGTTGCTTTGCCCATTGATGTGGTACGGCAATGCTCGCGAAGACGACATGGATTTCGGGCAGTTTTGCATCATGTTTAGAGCCTGTTACTTGGAAGGCTTTGGAAGGCCATTCAAAGGCGTCCGGGTCATTCTGAAAAATCTGGTGCGGAAGTTTCGCGGACTCGGCGGTGAGCTGAAGCTGCGTAGCGGTGTGTCAAGAATTCATGTCGACAACGGTCGAGCGGTCGGTGTCGTTCTGGATGACGGGACCGAGTTGACCGCGAACCGAATTTTGTCGTCTGCGGGAAATGTCGAAACCATGCGACTGTGTGATGACATCACCGAGGTCGAGGTTGCCAAAGCTGGAAAGCTGTCGTTCATCGAATCGATTTCCATTCTCGACCGCATGCCGCAATCGTTTGGATTTGATCGCACCATTGTGTTTTACAACGATAGCGACAAGTTCCATTGGCGACGCCCAGACGACGAGCTTTGTGACGCAAGGACAGGTGTGATCTGCTCGCCCAATAACTACATCTATGATTCCGATGAAGGCGAGCTGCCAGATGGTGTGATTCGGATCACCACACTTGCCAATCACGACCGTTGGTGCAATCTCGGTGATGATCGATACGCGGCCGAAAAGGTCCGTCAATACGATGCGGCAGTCGGTTCGTCGGTACGCTTCATGCCGGACTTTCGTCAGTACGTGGTGGACACCGATGTCTTTACCCCGAAAACGATTCGGCGCTTTACTTGGCACGACAACGGTGCTGTTTATGGTGCTCCCGATAAACAGCTCGATGGGACGACGCACCTTCCCAACGTCTTTCTTTGCGGTACCGACCAAGGATTTGTCGGGATTGTCGGTGCGATCGTCAGTGGCATCAGCATGGCCAATCGCCATTGTTTGATGCCCTAAAAACAGTTTCGAAGTTGTGCGGCGATTGATTCCGTTCTTGGACTGCCGCGAAAACTTGGTTTGACGCTACACTATCAGTATGGCGAAGAAGCGGTCTAAAAGTAAGCAATCACGCGTTCAGTTTCGAAAGCGGTACCAGGGGCGGGTCCGTGATGGAGACTTGACGCGTCAGTTCAATTCGGGCGAAACCGAATCGCTTGCCGATGCGGTCAAAAACGAACGGGTCAGCGGCAAGGGCGAGTTGACTCGCAAGCGGACTGTCTCTGGGGCTAACTCAGAAATGCCAACTGCGGCCGACAGCGAAGCCAACGCCTCACTGATCGACGGTCGTGTCATCTGTGCCCATGGACTAAGCAACACCGTCTTGGCCGATGATGGTCGTCGATTTGACTGTGCGATTCGCCAGGTCCTGAAGTCGATCAGCATTGAAGGCCGCGGAACCGTTGTCGCTGGGGATCGAGTCAAGTTTCGTGCCGAAAGCGATCGAACCGGGATGATCGAGTTTGTCGCGCCAAGACACGGCGTGATCAGCCGACAAAGTCGCGGCCAGCAGCACATTATCGCGGCAAATGTCGACCACTTGTTGATCGTCACCAGTGCCGCAGAGCCGTCTTTAAAACCGGCGTTGGTTGATCGGTTTTTGCTGACCGCGCAGCAATGCGACGTCAATCCGGTGATCGTGATTAACAAATGCGATCTGGTCGATTGTCGTCAGTTGCAGCCGATGATTGGCGTCTACGCTTCGCTTGGTTTCAGAGTCCTGCTGACAAGTGCAGAGCAACGCATCAACATCGATTACCTACGTGAGTTGCTGCGTGGAAAACAAACCGCATTGTCAGGGCAAAGTGGTGTCGGCAAAAGCAGTTTGCTCAATGCTGTTCAGCCTGGCCTCGGTTTGGCCGTTGCGGCTGTCAGTCAAGACAACCAAAAGGGACGCCATACGACAACGACGTCCACATTGATACCGCTAGAAAATGATCCAATCGGCGCGGTCTTTGATACGCCTGGAATTCGACAGTTTCAACTTTGGGATATCACAGCGGAAGAGGTCGCTGGCTTGATGCCAGATCTGCGACCGCACGTTGGTCACTGTCGGTACGCCAATTGTCTGCACCTGAACGAAGACGGTTGCGCGGTCAAAGATGCAGTCGCCGATGGCAAAGTGGACCCACGGCGATACGATTCGTACTGCCACCTTCTTGAAGAAGACTTGTTGCTAGGGCGGTCGTAAGTAACCGCCTTCGCATCTGTCACTCCAATCATGCAGGTGATTCGAGTGTGTCTTCCGGCCTGAGGTATCGCGGTTTACTTGACGTCATCGATGCCATTTAGGTCCCACACACGGACCGTGCCGTCACGCCCACTTGTCGCGATCTGGTATCGCGTCGAGTCAAGGGAAACGTTGTGGACCGCTGAAGCGTGACCGGTCAATGATGCGGCCAGTTCGTTGGTAGCAATGTCCCAGATGCGGCACTTGCCGTCATTACCAGCGACAACGGCATGCGAACCGTCGGCACAGAAGGACACGCTCCAGTTGTCGCCTCCGGTTTCGTCAATCAGTTCTGTTTCCAGTTCGCCGGTTGCGATATTCCACATGAACATCGCTTTGCCCCATCCCACGGTCGCCAGCATGTCGCCTTTAGGAGCGAATGCGAGATCGTAAATCGGTCCCGGGTGGCCGTGCATTGTTTGGCGTGTTTCCAGGGTTTCGGCGTCAAAGACACGGACCTCTTTGTCGCTGCCGCCGGTCGCGATGTGCTTGCCATCGGCCGACCAAGCGATGGAGAAGATCGAACCTTCCTGGGCAACGGTTGCGATTTCGTCGCCTGTATTGACATCCCAGATATGAACAACGCCTTTTCTGTCGCCAGCTGCAATTCGATCGCCATTTGGTGAAAAGGCGATTTTTCGAACCGCCGATCCAGCTTGCCATTCGATTTCTGATTCAAGCGTTTCGGCGTTCCAAAGCTTGACCATTCCGTCGTCACCACTTGTCGCAACCAATTGGCCGTTGGGGTGGAACTGGATGGTCCAGGCGATGCCTTTGTGGGCATCAAAGCTGCGTAGAACCTTCTGACTGGCGACATCCCAAAGACGGACGCTGCCGTCTTCGATTGCGGCCGCTACCTTGTCACCGTTAGGCGTAAAGTCCACCGACCAAACGGTGCCTGGATTACCAGCTAAAACCGTCGATGGGAACGTCGGTCCGGTCGTTTCAACTGAACTGACACCGCCGTTTGCCCAGAAAGCGATCGCCAAAATCAGGCTCAGTACCCCAACTAGGCCAGCTCCCCAAGCGGCGCGCAGTGTGTTTTTGGAAACGAGGCGGTGGGTACCGCTGCGGCGAACTTTCTTCGTCGTTGTCGACGCGATTGAAGGGACATGAAGCGGTGAGATCGGTGAGATCGACGAAACGATTTCGGCAAGCGTTTGCGCGACGAAAGCAGCCGATTCCGGTCGACGTTGAGGTGACTTCTCCAGCAAAGCCATGGTCAATTCGGAAAGTGGACCGCAGACAGCCGAGTTCAGCTTCGTGGGACTCGGTGGTGTTTCGTCCATGATCCTTTTCATGACACCGACAATCGAAGGGGCTTCGAAAGCCGACTTGCCTGTCAGCATTTCGTACATCACCGCACCGAGCGAAAACAGGTCGCTGCGTTCATCGGTCCCCGCCCCGGTGGCCTGTTCGGGCGACATATAAAGCGGCGTGCCTGTGACCATGCCCGTCTTGGTTAACCGGACATCGTCGGTTGCCCGAGCAAGACCGAAGTCGGTCAGCTTGACTCGATTGGACGATTTTTCCAGCAGGATATTCGCCGGTTTAATGTCACGGTGAACCATGTCGCGTTCATGTGCCGCGGCCAACCCGGCGGCGATCTGCATTGCGATTCGAGCTGCTTCGATCGGGGGTAGCGGCTTCGATTGGGTGAGGCGTTTTTCAAGCGTTTCGCCTTCGATGTACTGCATGACCAAGAAGGCGATTCCGCCGTCGTCTTCTTTGGCCACGTTATGCATCGCGACGACATGTTCATGCGAAATCGCCGCCGCCGCACGTGCCTCGCGGCAGAACCGTTGGCGGGCTAAGTCGTTTTTGTCGTACTCGGGATTGAGGACCTTGATCGCAACGGTTCGCTGCAATTGCGTATCAAAGGCTTCCAAGACGATTCCCATGCCGCCACGGCCGATCACTCGTGCGACTTCAAAGTGTTTGAGCTTTCCGATGTAGGCCGGGTCGTCCGATGGCTTCAAAAAGGGCAAGTTCACCGCGGGCGTTTCGATCGTCGGGCCGGGATCGACTTCGCCCGAACCTGACGATTCCGACCCGGTCGATTTCTGCAATTCCACCGAAGTGTCATGAACACGTTCGGTGTATTGCGAATCCGCGCTGTATTGCGAATCAACACTTGGATCCGGATCGAACTGCATCGAGATATTGCTGACGGCTTTCCAATAGGCGGAGTCACTCGGCGGGAGCGCCGTGACCTGCTCTCCAACCAATGCTTCGATTGGGACGTCGACTTCGCGTTGCAATTCGCCGATTGCGACCTGCTCAATTGCGGATTGGCAACGTGTGCACGCGCCAACATGCTCGGTGGTCGATTCGGTCAGTTCAGAAGAGAGCTGCCCGTTGACGAGCGCTTCTAGGTCTTGCTTGGAGGGGCATTCGGAGACGCTCATTAGAAGTCCCCTTCGTCGGTTTGAATTTTCTTAATCTCTGCACGCAACCTGGCGGTCACTCGGCTTTTTGCGACATAGATCGCGCCGGTCGTCATCGACAGTTCCTCGGCGGCGTCGGCAGCCGAACGGCCCTCGACAGCGGTCATGCGGAACGCTGACCAGGTTTTGGGATCCGAGCTTTCTTCGATGGTTTTCATGGCCGATGCCGCGAGGGTCCGCAGATGTTCCAGTTCCCACTGCTCTGCCAGCTCATTGCGTTCGTCGGCGGCCTGCGTCAGCAGTTCAAGCTGTGCAGTGTCGTTGGCAGTGTTGCCGGCCGATCGTTTTTGTTTTTCGAAGTAGGTGTATAAGCGGTTTCGTGTGATCGTGAATAACCACGCCCGAAACCCACCCTTTTCTTTGTCGTATTCCAATTTCCCGATTGCCATCCCCACGCGTCGAAACACGTCCTGAACGATGTCCGCAGCATCCGCGTCTTGAAGCCCACGACTGCGCACAAACCGGTACAACATCGGACCATAATCGCGCAGGAAATCCTCCCACGCTTCGTAATCGTTCGCGTCACGCAATCGCATTAGCAGCGTCGCGCGTGTGACTGGGGAATCGGCCACCCTATAGTCATCTCGGCTCGAGGTTCGCAAACTCGGTGAGCCTCTTCGGCAACCTAACGATCCGAGCGAGCGATAACATCGAAATTATACCGACCAATCCAGTCCAGGCACTGGGGCTTTCGCTTCGTCTAGGAATACTTCGACCGTCGGCGGACCTTTCACCAGCATTTGCATTATTCCGATCCATATGTCGCTGGTTGGCCGAAATGACACTGGGTGTCACCGCTTTTGCGAACTTTATTGCATCGATCGTGGGACTGGCATCCTC is a window of Stieleria sp. JC731 DNA encoding:
- a CDS encoding tetratricopeptide repeat protein — translated: MLHRLPLLSLLVLASSVSVLAQQPSESQIKLAQQASQSLMKQDYDAAAKAAQSLAETDMNLQQVSLCADVLLRCGKVDESVKLFDRYAEARPQAKPYLWQRGIALFFAGKFDEGAKQFEIHREVNSNDVENAAWHFLCVAKSKSPDEAKKLLLPAPGDWRIPMEEVLQLLHDGNTERVISKMESTEEDSSTGKSARFYGHLYLGLYADAMGDETKAKAEMKKSVSFAGANYMGDVARVYLERLSQKD
- a CDS encoding prenyltransferase/squalene oxidase repeat-containing protein, which codes for MNDFASQITNVRQQARQTLDQLRQQLINERNERGHWTGTLSPSSLSTATAVSAMCAVLSDSSAPPSIDSTKLRSQVEMGLRYLVGQQNDDGGFGDTDRSHSNIATSYLVLSAATLAEQHGLKSLSADQKSRLNDYLDRSGRLEGLRRRYGKDKTFVVPIMNNMAIAGLISWDEVAALPFEAAVFPQSMYRFLQMPVVSYAIPALVAIGQARHFLGKRAFAPIRMIRSLSVERTLHVLRKMQPESGGYLEATPLTAFVVMSLAATGRSRLDVVESGLRFLNESMLDDGSWPIDTNLATWVTSLSVHALSSDPEDDCSWYSDGLLDWHLSCQHRVRHPFTGAEPGGWGWTDLSGAVPDSDDTPAAILALTKMREHCVRENASEQRLRKIDSAIEMGIGWLLRLQNRNGGWPTFCRGWGKLPFDRSSTDLTAHAIRAIKAAAAADNVSADSNETVKAISQGIRFLNRQQQPDGSWLPLWFGNQDRDDESNPIYGTAKVLACGEGSAENRNQATKYLVASQNVDGGWGGGRSLVEKIHRLADNNRPPHHTESSSDRSEASKTSFDGIKVSSNLCSSVEETALAVEALSMVIWQRRLCENVTSSRFGRSQFHGEVLEQDQQAVNDPVEPSPKAGDAAAGNDEVMEAILRGVDFLVQSVRDRRHEFAWPIGFYFAKLWYHERLYPLIFATTALGKFLRASDANVSPDWPH
- a CDS encoding DUF116 domain-containing protein: MSTGFSSTETNTGHDSTPSTGGKSRRRKTSHLKEVPESLALRESLRDRCDQVADRLDRSVPMTKDELEQIARRTLEEADLPEAYLGWMMVMISSSFWRHQLRTVPPERRLFLLPHCLKHAEGCPADYDEFGMNCKECGACSIADFRGLAEEMGYRVLVAEGSPVVMKIIVGGYVDAVVGVACLNVLEKAIDKVLLAGIPCMAVPLLSSDCRNTKVDEAWVDQMIRTPYEPAEQQTRSYVHLMRAAGELFEPTRLESIVPRSRGKLPFGDGELNAAKVAAMDAIEATEHISYDFLTRGGKHSRPFITMAAYDAMTGGDCTSKSGAESVKKIPAAVLRAALSIETFHKASLVHDDIEDDDGFRYGQPALHKEFGIPTAINVGDYLVGMGYRLISDRAAMQGADASAQLDVLDCLAAAHTRLGEGQGAELVWRDAADRKLTPLDALKIYALKTSPAFEAALFSGVRLGASDADESKIEEYRQAIRTFSRNLGVAFQILNDLGDFAGDDHNKMSAGGDTFGGRPTLLWALALESLDPEAKQRLLHLASPECQVNDQARLSEVRRLYEKAGVFETAFRLVDKHQERAEAVADSLEPDALRRLLYFLVDTVLERPEIKSTSVVSLGIVAPTA
- a CDS encoding beta-ketoacyl-[acyl-carrier-protein] synthase family protein, with amino-acid sequence MIAPNLASQLPDEQRIVITGIGLTSPNGNDWQSYREALLENRSGVQPYEIRYFGKTLAGICDFDTRRYQTKKDVRRGTRAGSVGVYAANEAINHSGIDWENTDKSRVGIYVGVTEHGNVETENEIYIIKGFDYDTSCWSHHHNPRTVANNPAGEIALNLGVTGPHYTIGAACAAGNAGLIQGAQMLRLNECDVALAGGTSESIHTFGIFASFNSQNALARHEDPTKASRPFDVARSGIVVAEGGCIYTLERLSDAKRRGAEIYGELVGYAMNTDATDFVLPNPERQAECVQLALKRAGLQADQIDIVSTHATGTSSGDAQECSALRSVFGESENVRINNTKSYIGHAMGAAGALELAGNLPAFQDGVVHPTINVDELDENCALPGLVLNEAQDGRKVDYILNNSFGMLGINSVVIIGRV
- a CDS encoding acyl carrier protein, with product MTPAEIREEIIDILEDISPDDDLDDLKDDVAFREQLELDSMDFLDIVMELRKRHRVQIPEEDYGALASMSSTVEYLEPKMRDIVKS